Proteins from one Phyllobacterium zundukense genomic window:
- the eutC gene encoding ectoine utilization protein EutC, whose translation MPSMTILTEADLRKVVSLDLDAIACVESAFAALATKAVAMPPILRLDIPEHRGEVDVKTAYVPGIDGFAIKISPGFFDNPKLGLPSVNGMMVLLSSRTGLVEALLLDNGYLTDIRTAAAGAVAAKHLSRPESSVAAIFGAGVQARLQLEALTLVRPIKQARIWARDIDKAQSVANELTEKLGIPVRAVQDPERAVRDADIVVTTTPSSEPILRSTWLQPGQHVTATGSDAEHKNELDPAIITKADLYVADSLKQTRRLGELHHAIESGLVEADAIFSELGSIIAGSVKGRPSREAITIADLTGTGVQDTAIATLARDRARQSNAGTNFES comes from the coding sequence ATGCCCAGCATGACGATTCTTACCGAAGCAGATTTGCGCAAGGTCGTGTCACTCGATCTCGACGCTATTGCTTGCGTGGAATCTGCGTTCGCGGCCTTGGCGACCAAGGCTGTCGCCATGCCACCCATACTGCGCCTCGACATTCCCGAACATCGCGGTGAAGTCGATGTGAAGACCGCCTATGTTCCGGGTATCGATGGTTTTGCCATCAAGATCAGCCCCGGTTTCTTTGACAATCCCAAGCTCGGCCTGCCCAGCGTGAACGGCATGATGGTTCTGCTCAGCAGCCGCACAGGTCTGGTCGAAGCCCTGTTGCTCGACAATGGCTATCTCACCGATATACGCACGGCAGCTGCGGGCGCGGTTGCGGCAAAACACCTGTCGCGGCCCGAATCCAGTGTCGCCGCTATATTCGGGGCCGGTGTTCAGGCGCGCCTGCAACTCGAGGCCCTGACCTTGGTTCGTCCAATCAAGCAGGCGCGTATCTGGGCCCGCGACATCGACAAAGCTCAATCGGTGGCAAACGAACTCACTGAAAAGCTTGGTATCCCCGTCCGCGCCGTACAGGATCCGGAAAGGGCTGTTCGCGACGCGGATATCGTCGTGACGACAACGCCCTCTTCCGAGCCAATCCTGCGATCGACCTGGCTGCAGCCAGGCCAGCATGTCACCGCCACGGGTTCTGATGCCGAGCACAAGAACGAGCTCGATCCCGCCATCATCACCAAAGCCGATCTTTATGTCGCAGATAGCCTCAAACAGACACGCCGCCTCGGCGAGCTGCATCACGCCATCGAATCCGGACTGGTAGAGGCCGACGCGATCTTCTCCGAGCTCGGCTCCATCATCGCCGGTTCGGTAAAAGGCAGGCCGTCACGAGAGGCAATCACTATCGCCGATCTGACCGGCACCGGCGTGCAGGATACCGCCATCGCAACACTTGCCCGTGATCGCGCCAGACAGTCGAACGCTGGAACCAATTTCGAAAGTTGA
- the eutB gene encoding hydroxyectoine utilization dehydratase EutB, which translates to MTDKLVTIAEIEKARDALAGKVVHTPTVNSVSLSEMTGLPVFLKLEHHQTTGSFKLRGASNALSRLSTSEKQRGVVAASTGNHGRALAYAAHLEGVRAIICMSRLVPQNKVDEIRRLGAEIRIIGKSQDDAQEEVDRLVQESGLTMVPPFDNASIIAGQGTLGLEIIDAVPDVDTVLVPVSGGGLASGVAAAVKAKRSAAKIIGISMDRGAAMRASLDAGKPVLVEESESLADSLGGGIGIDNRFTFAMVRDLLDDLILLSEDEIAAGMAHAYMHEREIIEGAAAVGIGALLAGKIRAKGPVVAILSGRNVDMNQHRRIVCADINERAKPCPA; encoded by the coding sequence ATGACCGACAAATTGGTGACCATCGCTGAGATTGAAAAGGCACGCGACGCGCTTGCGGGCAAGGTGGTGCACACCCCTACCGTCAACTCGGTATCGTTGTCGGAAATGACAGGCCTGCCGGTGTTTCTCAAGCTCGAACACCACCAAACTACCGGCAGTTTCAAGCTGCGTGGTGCGTCCAATGCGTTGAGCCGGCTTTCAACAAGCGAAAAGCAGCGCGGCGTGGTGGCAGCATCAACGGGAAACCATGGCCGGGCCCTCGCCTATGCCGCCCATCTGGAAGGCGTACGCGCTATCATTTGCATGTCGCGGCTTGTCCCGCAGAACAAAGTGGATGAGATCCGCCGTCTTGGCGCCGAGATCCGCATCATCGGTAAATCGCAGGATGATGCGCAGGAAGAAGTAGACAGGCTCGTGCAGGAAAGCGGCCTCACCATGGTGCCGCCTTTTGACAATGCTTCGATCATTGCCGGGCAAGGAACACTCGGTCTAGAGATCATCGACGCCGTTCCGGATGTCGACACCGTCCTCGTTCCGGTGTCGGGCGGCGGTCTGGCCTCGGGCGTTGCGGCGGCGGTAAAAGCCAAACGTTCCGCTGCGAAGATCATCGGTATTTCGATGGATCGCGGCGCCGCCATGCGGGCCAGCCTTGATGCGGGCAAGCCGGTTCTTGTCGAAGAAAGTGAGAGCCTGGCGGATTCGCTTGGCGGCGGAATCGGCATTGATAACCGGTTCACCTTCGCGATGGTGCGCGACCTGCTCGATGATTTGATCCTGCTGTCCGAGGATGAAATCGCTGCCGGCATGGCTCACGCCTACATGCATGAGCGTGAAATCATCGAAGGCGCTGCGGCCGTCGGCATAGGTGCGCTGCTCGCCGGAAAAATCAGGGCAAAGGGGCCTGTCGTCGCCATTCTTTCCGGCCGCAATGTCGACATGAACCAGCACCGGCGCATCGTCTGTGCGGACATCAACGAAAGGGCTAAACCATGCCCAGCATGA
- the eutA gene encoding ectoine utilization protein EutA gives MDAFPAIRQTAMALDFDERPLSKRVGLVILATDHTTEPDFQRMVASDRIGLYTARIPYANPTTPDNLRRMQPSLTEGASLLLPDEDLDVICYSCTSASVVIGDDEIEAAINLAKPGVPVVTPPLAAVRGLQALGAKRISILTPYTIETSTPMAGYFAAKGFDIASFTCFGLDDDREMARISPQSLISAAREAMASDADALFISCTAVRAAGVALAIEQAIGKPVVSSNLATAWATLRICDDLTPRPEWGSLMTQSMAGW, from the coding sequence ATGGACGCCTTCCCTGCGATCCGCCAAACTGCCATGGCACTGGATTTTGACGAACGCCCGCTCAGCAAACGCGTCGGGCTTGTCATCCTCGCTACCGATCACACTACAGAACCAGATTTTCAGCGCATGGTAGCGAGTGATCGTATTGGTCTTTATACGGCACGCATTCCCTATGCGAACCCGACAACGCCAGACAATCTGCGGCGCATGCAGCCGTCGCTTACCGAAGGCGCAAGCCTCCTCCTGCCGGATGAAGATCTTGATGTGATTTGCTATTCTTGTACCTCGGCTTCTGTCGTGATCGGCGACGACGAGATCGAAGCCGCAATCAACCTTGCCAAGCCCGGCGTGCCGGTTGTGACGCCGCCGCTGGCAGCCGTGCGGGGATTACAGGCGCTCGGAGCAAAACGCATCAGCATTCTCACGCCCTATACGATCGAGACCAGCACGCCCATGGCGGGCTACTTCGCGGCCAAGGGCTTCGACATTGCGAGTTTCACCTGTTTCGGTCTCGACGATGATCGCGAGATGGCGCGGATTAGCCCGCAATCGCTGATTTCCGCTGCTCGAGAAGCGATGGCGAGCGACGCTGACGCGCTGTTCATTTCGTGTACGGCGGTGCGGGCGGCTGGCGTTGCGCTCGCAATAGAACAGGCAATCGGAAAGCCTGTCGTCAGCAGCAATCTTGCGACTGCCTGGGCGACACTGCGCATATGTGACGATCTTACGCCTCGTCCGGAATGGGGCAGCCTGATGACCCAATCCATGGCCGGTTGGTGA
- the ehuD gene encoding ectoine/hydroxyectoine ABC transporter permease subunit EhuD has protein sequence MEWDWAFVIQILPTLIEGAKITILATVLGYILSAIVGLAIAIVRRSKNKLISRPMGFVAEFIRGTPLLVQLYFIFYVLPDLGLTLSPLVAGVIGLGLHYGTYTAEVYRAGIDNVARGQWEAAKACNLNAWQTWTQVILPQALPPMIPALANYFIAMFKETPLLSAITVLELMNQARSIANYNYRYIEPITLVGAFFLVISLISVVGLRWLERRYGRID, from the coding sequence ATGGAATGGGATTGGGCTTTCGTCATTCAAATTCTTCCGACCCTCATCGAGGGCGCGAAGATCACAATCCTCGCGACGGTGCTTGGATACATACTGTCTGCGATTGTTGGTCTTGCCATCGCTATCGTTCGCCGATCAAAGAACAAACTGATTTCGAGGCCAATGGGCTTCGTTGCTGAGTTCATTCGCGGAACGCCTCTGCTGGTGCAGCTTTATTTCATCTTTTACGTGCTGCCGGATCTCGGACTGACGCTCTCGCCCCTCGTGGCCGGCGTAATCGGTCTCGGTCTCCACTACGGAACCTATACTGCTGAAGTCTATCGCGCCGGGATCGACAATGTTGCGCGCGGTCAGTGGGAAGCAGCCAAGGCATGCAATCTCAACGCCTGGCAGACATGGACGCAGGTCATCCTGCCACAAGCGCTGCCGCCCATGATCCCCGCTCTCGCCAATTACTTCATTGCGATGTTCAAGGAAACGCCGCTTCTGTCTGCAATTACGGTACTTGAACTGATGAACCAGGCGCGCAGCATCGCCAACTACAACTACCGCTATATTGAGCCGATCACGCTCGTCGGAGCGTTCTTCCTCGTCATCAGCCTGATTTCCGTCGTCGGGCTGCGCTGGCTGGAACGGCGCTACGGCAGGATCGACTGA
- the ehuC gene encoding ectoine/hydroxyectoine ABC transporter permease subunit EhuC: MGQWAGYLQLILDGAVVTIKLTLMGSALALVMAFLAGLGRLSRFAPIRWLATAYIEFFRGTSIFVQLFWAYFVLPLFGFTLTPLQAGVLALGLNVGAYAAEVVRGAVKSIGKEQYEACTALNFNRWQGLRHVILPQAFVLMLPTFGNNAIELLKASAVVSLISLSDMTFQAQVVRAQTGSTLFPFLTILILYFAIACVISFAIRGLERHLTRGLDGIRS, from the coding sequence ATGGGCCAATGGGCCGGCTATCTGCAACTCATTCTCGACGGCGCTGTCGTAACCATCAAGCTGACGCTGATGGGCTCGGCGCTGGCGCTCGTCATGGCATTCCTGGCGGGTCTCGGGCGTTTGTCGCGCTTTGCACCGATCCGCTGGCTTGCGACCGCCTATATCGAATTCTTCCGTGGCACGTCGATCTTCGTTCAGCTGTTCTGGGCCTATTTCGTGCTCCCGCTCTTTGGCTTCACGCTGACACCCTTGCAAGCCGGCGTCCTCGCGCTTGGCCTCAATGTGGGGGCTTATGCTGCTGAAGTGGTGCGCGGCGCTGTCAAATCCATTGGCAAGGAACAATATGAGGCCTGCACCGCGCTCAATTTCAATCGCTGGCAGGGTCTTCGTCACGTGATCTTGCCGCAGGCCTTCGTGCTGATGCTCCCTACCTTCGGCAACAACGCCATCGAACTCTTGAAAGCATCGGCCGTGGTCTCGCTCATCTCGCTGTCAGACATGACATTTCAGGCACAAGTTGTACGGGCACAGACTGGCAGCACGCTGTTTCCGTTCCTGACAATTCTCATTCTCTATTTTGCCATCGCCTGCGTGATCTCCTTCGCCATTCGCGGCCTTGAGCGTCATCTGACGCGCGGCCTTGACGGCATCAGGTCGTAG
- the ehuB gene encoding ectoine/hydroxyectoine ABC transporter substrate-binding protein EhuB → MTKLLTINALLGAVALSALVSSLPAKADEALDKLKAQGFARIAIANEPPFTAVKADGTVSGAAPDVARAVFKKLGVNDVVASISEYGAMIPGLQAGRHDVVTAGLFMKPERCNAVAYSEPILCDAEAFLVKKGNPKGFKSYADIAKDEKATIGAPGGGTEERLALEAGVPRERVIVVPDGQSGLKMLQDGRIDTYSLPVLSINDLVKKANDPNLEVIAPVQGAPVYCDGAAFRKGDTALRDEFDKVLAEMKTSGEFAKIIEPYGFSAQAAMSTTREKLCAAK, encoded by the coding sequence ATGACCAAACTACTAACCATCAACGCATTGCTTGGAGCGGTGGCACTTTCGGCCCTCGTCTCGTCCTTGCCTGCCAAGGCGGACGAAGCGCTCGACAAGCTGAAAGCGCAGGGCTTTGCCCGTATCGCCATTGCCAACGAACCACCATTCACAGCCGTCAAGGCCGACGGCACCGTATCTGGCGCCGCCCCGGACGTTGCACGGGCAGTGTTCAAGAAGCTCGGCGTCAACGACGTCGTGGCGTCTATCTCTGAGTATGGTGCAATGATCCCTGGCCTTCAGGCTGGACGTCATGATGTCGTCACTGCCGGTCTTTTCATGAAGCCGGAGCGCTGCAATGCCGTGGCCTATTCCGAGCCGATCCTTTGCGATGCGGAAGCATTCCTGGTGAAGAAGGGCAATCCAAAAGGCTTCAAGAGCTATGCCGATATTGCCAAGGATGAGAAGGCAACCATCGGCGCGCCGGGCGGCGGCACCGAAGAACGTCTTGCACTCGAGGCCGGTGTACCGCGTGAGCGCGTGATTGTTGTTCCGGATGGCCAGAGCGGCCTGAAAATGCTGCAAGACGGCCGTATCGATACCTACTCGCTGCCGGTCTTGTCGATCAATGATCTGGTCAAGAAAGCCAATGACCCGAATCTCGAAGTTATCGCTCCCGTGCAGGGCGCTCCGGTCTATTGCGATGGCGCTGCCTTCCGCAAGGGTGACACGGCGCTTCGCGATGAGTTCGACAAGGTTCTCGCTGAGATGAAGACGTCGGGCGAGTTCGCCAAGATCATCGAGCCCTACGGTTTCTCGGCACAGGCAGCAATGTCCACCACCCGCGAAAAGCTCTGCGCAGCCAAGTAG
- the ehuA gene encoding ectoine/hydroxyectoine ABC transporter ATP-binding protein EhuA — translation MPPTNTAPIIEINGINKSFGAFKVLNDLSFSVAPREKLALIGPSGSGKTTILRILMTLEGIDSGEILVDGDSLYQMKRNGKLQPADDAHLHKMREKIGMVFQLFNLFPHKCVLDNVTLAPMLTKGVSRKDAEHHAMELLDMVGLADKAKSMPSQLSGGQKQRVAIARALALKPKIMLFDEVTSALDPELVEEVLNVLWKLCRETDMTMLLVTHEMGFAHDFADRVLFFDRGRIVEDGKPDEIFRHPKQERTQAFLKKIIAAGHRV, via the coding sequence ATGCCCCCAACGAATACCGCGCCGATCATCGAGATCAACGGCATCAACAAGAGCTTCGGCGCGTTCAAAGTCCTGAACGACCTGTCGTTTAGCGTTGCGCCGCGCGAAAAGCTTGCTTTGATCGGCCCATCGGGGTCGGGCAAGACGACGATCCTGCGCATCCTGATGACGCTGGAAGGCATCGACAGCGGCGAGATCCTTGTCGATGGAGACAGTCTCTATCAGATGAAACGCAACGGCAAGTTGCAGCCAGCCGACGATGCTCATCTGCACAAGATGCGCGAAAAGATTGGCATGGTCTTTCAGCTGTTCAATCTTTTCCCGCATAAATGCGTTCTCGACAATGTCACTCTCGCGCCGATGCTGACGAAAGGCGTGTCGCGCAAGGATGCCGAGCACCACGCCATGGAATTGCTGGATATGGTCGGTCTTGCCGACAAGGCAAAATCCATGCCGTCGCAATTGTCCGGTGGCCAGAAGCAGCGTGTCGCCATTGCACGCGCGCTCGCACTCAAGCCAAAAATCATGCTCTTCGACGAGGTCACGTCCGCGCTCGATCCTGAACTGGTCGAGGAAGTGCTGAACGTTCTCTGGAAGCTTTGTAGGGAAACCGACATGACGATGCTTCTGGTAACCCATGAAATGGGCTTTGCCCACGACTTTGCCGATCGCGTTCTTTTCTTCGATCGTGGACGCATTGTTGAAGACGGCAAACCAGACGAAATCTTCCGCCATCCCAAACAGGAAAGGACGCAGGCCTTCCTGAAGAAGATCATCGCCGCCGGTCACCGCGTCTGA
- a CDS encoding PLP-dependent aminotransferase family protein: MTFWRPDPTTLRRPAYLSLAEQIARAIADGKLESGARLQTHRQMADDLHLSVQTVSRAYEELIRRNLISGETGRGTFVRSLRREPDPPYLPERLGEVIDLSILKPICEPMHLDRMKKALGWLAENLPASSALSFRPNVVFPRHRAVAVEWLRTCGLDVPASNISLTNGATAAMSVALMSAAPPGSKVATEGIGHHTLTPLASYLGLTLEGLAIDDQGIVPEALDACCRESGIRAVFVQPSVINPTATLMGIERRAAIVEVARRHDIAIIESDILGPLVENRPPPIATLAPERTLYFTSFTKIVVPGLRIGYLAAPDRYVAAVANRHLVSNWMATPIVAEIATRWVSDGTALELVNWQREALRTRHATASEVLSGIPFLSHPQSLHIWLPLTGERTEDAFVAHARLQGVAIATGASFRISNHPWHPAVRISLGSTTEAELRSGLGVVANLLRGDLEHLLLAI, from the coding sequence ATGACATTTTGGCGCCCCGATCCGACAACCCTCCGCCGTCCGGCCTACCTCTCGCTGGCCGAACAGATTGCACGTGCAATCGCCGATGGCAAACTTGAGAGCGGTGCACGCCTGCAGACCCACCGGCAAATGGCTGATGATCTGCACCTCTCGGTGCAAACCGTGAGCCGCGCTTATGAAGAATTGATCCGGCGCAATCTTATTTCCGGTGAAACCGGACGCGGTACATTCGTGCGCTCGCTGCGCCGCGAACCGGATCCGCCCTATCTGCCGGAGCGGCTTGGTGAGGTCATCGATCTCTCGATTCTGAAACCGATCTGCGAGCCCATGCATCTGGATCGCATGAAAAAGGCGCTTGGCTGGCTTGCCGAGAACCTGCCTGCAAGTTCGGCACTCTCCTTTCGCCCCAATGTGGTGTTTCCACGCCATCGCGCTGTTGCGGTCGAATGGCTGCGCACCTGCGGGCTGGATGTTCCGGCTTCGAATATCAGCCTGACCAACGGCGCCACTGCCGCCATGAGCGTGGCGCTGATGAGCGCTGCGCCACCCGGCTCGAAGGTCGCAACCGAAGGCATTGGCCATCACACACTGACGCCACTCGCTTCCTATCTTGGCCTGACGCTCGAAGGACTGGCGATCGACGATCAAGGGATTGTTCCGGAAGCACTGGACGCCTGCTGCCGCGAGAGCGGTATTCGCGCGGTTTTCGTGCAGCCATCCGTGATCAATCCTACCGCAACCCTGATGGGTATCGAGCGGCGCGCCGCCATTGTCGAGGTCGCACGCCGACACGACATTGCGATCATCGAAAGCGATATACTGGGTCCACTTGTCGAGAATCGCCCGCCTCCGATCGCAACGCTGGCGCCAGAGCGGACGCTTTATTTCACCAGCTTCACAAAGATCGTCGTGCCGGGACTACGCATCGGCTACCTGGCCGCGCCGGACCGTTATGTGGCTGCCGTCGCCAATCGTCATCTTGTGTCGAACTGGATGGCAACGCCGATCGTTGCCGAGATCGCAACGCGCTGGGTTTCCGACGGTACGGCGCTCGAATTGGTGAATTGGCAACGCGAAGCGCTTCGCACAAGGCATGCTACAGCATCGGAAGTCCTGTCCGGTATTCCGTTTCTGTCGCATCCGCAAAGCCTTCACATCTGGTTGCCGTTGACGGGGGAGCGAACCGAGGATGCCTTTGTCGCCCATGCAAGGCTGCAGGGTGTGGCGATCGCCACGGGCGCCTCGTTTCGCATATCAAACCACCCCTGGCATCCGGCCGTGCGCATTTCGCTCGGCTCGACAACAGAAGCGGAATTGCGTTCCGGCCTCGGGGTCGTGGCCAACTTGCTGCGTGGTGATCTCGAACATCTGTTGCTCGCGATTTAA
- a CDS encoding Lrp/AsnC family transcriptional regulator — MTPLKLDPIDIRILDEIQREGRITKLALAERVGISPTPCWTRLRRLEKAGIITGYHARIALRLMTPVTTVLMEVTLGAHRQADFDRFERAIKTIPEVVACWSVGGGVDYVLKVMARDIDAYQRLVDGLLQREIGIDRYFTYIVTKTVKDDTILPVADLVTATEPS, encoded by the coding sequence ATGACACCACTCAAGCTTGATCCGATCGATATTCGCATCCTTGACGAGATTCAGCGCGAGGGCCGGATTACCAAACTTGCCCTGGCCGAACGCGTCGGCATCTCGCCGACGCCATGCTGGACGCGCCTGCGCCGGCTGGAGAAAGCCGGAATTATCACCGGTTATCATGCTCGTATTGCTCTGCGGCTGATGACGCCGGTAACAACCGTGCTGATGGAAGTGACCCTTGGAGCGCATCGCCAGGCGGATTTCGACCGGTTCGAACGGGCCATCAAGACCATACCGGAGGTTGTAGCGTGCTGGTCAGTCGGCGGCGGCGTGGACTATGTATTGAAGGTCATGGCGCGGGATATCGATGCCTATCAGCGTCTGGTGGACGGGCTGTTGCAGCGCGAAATCGGGATAGACCGCTATTTCACCTATATCGTCACGAAGACGGTCAAGGATGACACGATTCTGCCGGTCGCTGACCTCGTGACGGCCACGGAGCCGAGCTAG
- a CDS encoding IS481 family transposase: protein MNIHKNARLTRYGRERIVSQVEGGQTPQAVAEAAGVCPRTVRKWVDRYRREGLSGLEDRSSRPHRLRRPTPEAIVGTIERLRRQRWTGKQIAAEVGVSPATVSRVLRRLGLNKLSALDPEPVRRYEREHPGELIHLDIKKLGRIGSVGHRITGRQTGVVNRHLGIGWEFVHVCIDDASRVAFVQVMPDERKESAVAFLEAAVAYYAKLGICIERVMTDNGSCYRSKAFRTACKRLGLRQVFTRPYTPKTNGKAERFIQTSLREWAYARAYNNSQERTEELPHWLHRYNWHRPHGSLGSKPPISRLGLDRDNLLRFHS from the coding sequence ATGAACATCCACAAGAATGCCCGTCTTACGCGGTATGGTCGAGAGCGAATTGTGAGCCAGGTCGAGGGCGGGCAGACGCCGCAGGCCGTTGCCGAAGCCGCAGGCGTGTGCCCGCGGACGGTGCGCAAATGGGTCGATCGGTATCGCCGCGAGGGCTTGAGCGGACTGGAGGATCGTTCGTCGCGACCACATCGCTTGCGCCGGCCGACCCCTGAAGCCATTGTCGGGACGATTGAGCGGTTACGCCGCCAGCGTTGGACAGGCAAGCAGATCGCTGCCGAGGTCGGCGTCTCGCCGGCAACTGTCAGCCGTGTTCTGCGCCGGTTGGGCCTCAACAAACTGAGCGCCCTGGATCCCGAACCCGTGCGCCGCTATGAACGGGAACATCCGGGCGAACTCATTCATCTCGACATTAAGAAGCTTGGCCGTATTGGCTCGGTGGGACACCGCATCACCGGACGGCAAACGGGCGTTGTCAACCGCCATCTGGGCATCGGCTGGGAGTTCGTCCACGTCTGCATTGATGACGCTTCGCGGGTCGCTTTTGTGCAGGTCATGCCAGATGAGCGCAAAGAGAGCGCCGTTGCCTTCCTGGAGGCTGCCGTCGCCTACTATGCGAAGCTGGGTATCTGTATCGAGCGCGTGATGACCGACAACGGGTCATGCTACCGGTCAAAGGCTTTCCGCACAGCCTGCAAACGTCTGGGCTTGCGTCAAGTCTTCACAAGACCATACACGCCTAAGACCAATGGTAAGGCCGAACGCTTCATTCAGACGAGCCTACGCGAATGGGCTTACGCTCGTGCTTACAACAACTCTCAAGAACGCACGGAGGAGCTGCCGCACTGGCTTCATCGCTACAATTGGCACAGGCCGCACGGCAGTTTAGGATCAAAACCACCTATCAGCCGTCTCGGCCTGGATCGGGACAACCTGTTGAGGTTCCACAGCTAG
- a CDS encoding NAD-dependent succinate-semialdehyde dehydrogenase: MSAHFARPDRHPALNGLRDRRMLRELAYVGGHWTAGDAGQTFEVSDPASGAKIGWVSKLNADQTTIAIDAAAKAFPVWRDLLPQERAAKLRRWYELILEAKDDLALIMTLEQGKPLAESRGEINYAASFIEWYAEEAKRLNAESVTSHLPHAEMIVRREALGVVGIVTPWNFPSAMLTRKAAAALAAGCTIVAHPSSETPLSALALAELADRAGIPGGVFNIVTGDAATIVGRLCEDARVRALSFTGSTDIGRLIAAQCAPTMKNLIMELGGHAPLIIFADADIDRAVDIAIDAKFATSGQDCLAANRIYVERSIQDAFATAFAKRIRELKVAPGLAEGSDIGPLMHERAVQKVEEQVADALARGANCLAGGKRHHAGPLFYEPTLLTNVSDSALIMREETFGPVAAITSFDTEDEVVARANATEYGLVAYAVTKDGARMLRLGRKLEYGMVAINRVKITGAPIPFGGIKQSGLGREGSRHGIEAFTELKYLCIDTH, translated from the coding sequence ATGTCCGCCCATTTCGCACGACCAGACCGCCATCCCGCTCTTAACGGCCTGCGCGATCGCCGCATGCTGCGCGAATTGGCCTATGTCGGTGGCCATTGGACGGCCGGCGACGCAGGTCAGACGTTCGAGGTCAGCGACCCGGCCTCCGGTGCCAAAATCGGTTGGGTTTCGAAACTCAATGCCGATCAAACGACGATTGCGATCGATGCCGCCGCGAAGGCATTCCCAGTGTGGCGGGATCTCTTGCCGCAAGAGCGTGCAGCCAAGCTGCGCCGTTGGTATGAACTCATTCTCGAAGCCAAGGATGATCTGGCTTTGATCATGACGCTGGAGCAGGGCAAGCCGCTGGCTGAATCTCGTGGCGAGATCAACTATGCTGCGTCGTTTATCGAATGGTATGCGGAAGAAGCCAAACGGCTCAACGCCGAGAGCGTTACCAGCCATCTGCCGCATGCCGAAATGATTGTCCGGCGTGAGGCTTTGGGTGTTGTCGGGATCGTCACACCGTGGAACTTTCCATCGGCGATGCTGACGAGAAAAGCTGCGGCGGCGCTGGCGGCCGGGTGCACAATCGTTGCGCATCCATCGTCCGAAACGCCATTGTCGGCACTGGCATTGGCCGAACTTGCCGACCGCGCAGGCATTCCGGGCGGCGTTTTCAACATTGTCACAGGCGACGCAGCCACCATTGTTGGCCGCTTGTGTGAAGATGCGCGTGTTCGCGCCTTGAGTTTCACCGGCTCGACCGACATCGGTCGTCTGATCGCCGCCCAATGCGCTCCGACGATGAAAAACCTGATCATGGAGCTTGGCGGCCATGCGCCGTTGATCATTTTCGCCGACGCCGATATCGATCGCGCGGTCGATATCGCTATCGATGCAAAATTTGCAACGTCCGGTCAGGATTGCCTCGCGGCCAACCGCATATATGTCGAGCGCTCAATTCAAGACGCTTTTGCCACTGCATTTGCCAAGCGAATCAGAGAGCTCAAGGTCGCGCCGGGATTGGCCGAAGGCAGCGATATCGGGCCGTTGATGCACGAACGAGCGGTGCAGAAGGTTGAAGAACAAGTCGCCGATGCCTTGGCGCGCGGGGCAAATTGCCTCGCTGGCGGTAAACGCCATCACGCCGGTCCACTCTTTTACGAGCCGACGCTTCTGACCAACGTCTCCGACAGTGCGCTGATCATGCGCGAGGAAACGTTTGGTCCTGTGGCGGCGATCACCTCGTTCGACACCGAAGACGAGGTAGTCGCGCGGGCCAATGCCACGGAATACGGTCTCGTTGCCTATGCCGTCACGAAGGACGGAGCGCGTATGCTGCGTCTTGGACGCAAACTCGAATACGGCATGGTCGCGATCAATCGCGTGAAAATCACCGGCGCGCCGATTCCATTCGGCGGCATCAAACAGTCAGGTCTTGGCCGCGAGGGCTCGCGTCATGGGATCGAGGCTTTTACCGAACTCAAATATCTCTGCATCGATACGCACTGA